A genome region from Manis javanica isolate MJ-LG chromosome 3, MJ_LKY, whole genome shotgun sequence includes the following:
- the LOC140848421 gene encoding uncharacterized protein, producing MTSLYLLTLLLTLETPTQGVLRWGILSAFPKPMPVHFNAAVFPRFFTTNSSMNLPYLVKDTLVAPLGENRSFVTNGSLCFTTQNLAGCISLKRRKYRWFSDIILEASSLPVMSAKFEGPNKEGSLSYKNMTIHQMVLWINGTFVHSPRNNSTDRPRQPKYASHCVGDYEGELWPWTDCQSTVVTWATERQEFTISPDMEGRPANEAWWPVKVLEGEFRQQLSMNPFHKWMLCGVNGSCTDLSPFSALQGGGIGVKNITFWCENNHMRAHWNMIMTHNNENYTCSAKSGPESPNSLFPPSPVCVYPPFLFILSNSSFDSCSNETCFLSQCWDARNFTNALVVRIPRWVPVPIDAPNTMTLFRERRDFGVTAAIVLLISATAVAATAAGIALDTSIKSATELNNLAASVASALDQQSTLDGKLKGGIMILNQRIDLVEEQMEVLWQMAQLGCERKYRALCITSIQYKNFTRAANLSRDLSQYLSGNWSQDFDGTLEELRREIIHINSTRLDISVAEGLSSWFLRALSHVKEWAGMAGMGVFLLGGLMLLLWLLCRLRNQHKQDKVILAQALMAIDVGASPQVWLNMLKKEARL from the coding sequence atgacttcgctgtacctcctgaccctgctcctgacactggagaccccgactcagggagtattgagatggggaatcctgtctgcctttcctaagcctatgcctgtccatttcaatgcagccgtttttccccgctttttcaccaccaactctagtatgaacttgccctacctagttaaagacaccctagtagctcccctgggagaaaaccgatccttcgtaactaatgggtcattatgcttcaccactcagaatctagctggctgtatctccctgaaacggaggaaatacagatggttcagtgacataattctagaggccagtagcctccccgttatgtcagctaaatttgaagggcctaataaggaagggagcctgtcctataagaacatgactatccaccagatggttctctggatcaatggcacatttgtacactctcccaggaacaattccaccgacaggcctcgtcaacccaaatatgcctcccattgtgtgggcgactatgagggagagctgtggccctggactgactgtcagtcaactgtagtaacgtgggcaactgagaggcaggagtttaccatctccccagatatggagggacggccagccaatgaggcttggtggccagtaaaggtgctcgaaggcgagtttcgtcagcagctgagcatgaaccccttccataaatggatgctgtgtggagtcaatggctcgtgtaccgacctctcccccttttccgccctccagggtgggggaatcggtgtaaaaaatatcaccttttggtgcgagaataaccacatgcgcgcacactggaacatgatcatgacccataacaacgagaactacacgtgttcagcaaaatcaggtccagagtcacctaattccctttttccaccttctccagtatgcgtataccccccatttctgtttatcttatccaatagtagctttgactcctgctccaatgaaacctgctttctgtctcagtgttgggatgcgcgtaactttaccaacgctttggtagtccgcatcccccgttgggtccctgttcccatagacgcccctaacaccatgactctgtttcgagaaaggcgcgatttcggtgttacagccgccatagtgctcctgatctccgcgactgcggtcgcagccaccgccgctggtatagctttagacacctccatcaaatcggctacagagctcaataaccttgcagcctcagtagcttctgccctggaccaacagtccacacttgatggcaaactgaaaggaggaataatgatcctcaatcaacgcatagatctcgtggaggaacaaatggaggtgctctggcaaatggcccaattgggatgtgagcggaaatatcgtgccctctgcatcactagcattcaatataaaaattttacacgggcagctaatctgtcacgagacctgtcccagtatctttcaggaaactggtcccaagacttcgatgggacactagaagagctgcggcgagaaattatccacatcaactccacccgtctagatatctccgtagcggaaggactctcttcctggttcctcagagctctctcccacgtcaaggagtgggcgggcatggctgggatgggcgtgttcctgcttggaggtctcatgctcttactctggttgttatgcagactccgcaaccaacataagcaggacaaggtgatccttgctcaagccctaatggcgatagacgttggcgcctctccccaagtgtggctcaacatgcttaagaaggaagctcggctttag